Sequence from the Candidatus Tectomicrobia bacterium genome:
CGTCTCGCCCACGTGGTAGGGGATCTGGATGGTGTCGTAGAGGCCGGTGCGCATGGCCTCCATCATCTCCGGGTAGTTCGACACGCGGTAGTCGGTGAGGCCGGTGAAGCGCACGCGGCCCTCCTCCCGGAGCTCCTGGAGTACGGGCGTCACCGCCCGCCAGCCCGCCATGTTGTGGATCTGGAGCAGGTCGATCACCTCGGTCCGCAGGAGCTTGAAGGAGCGCTCGATGCTCTCCCGCGCCGAGCGCACGTCGCGCTCGAGGACCTTGGTGGCGATGAGGGCCCGCTCCCGCCTCCCCTCGAGCGCCAAGCCCAGCACCCGTTCG
This genomic interval carries:
- a CDS encoding aldo/keto reductase, which translates into the protein MQYRALGRTGLKTSAVGMGTYQTFDVSSPAEAERRRLIAEEALRLGVNFFDSAPMYGEAERVLGLALEGRRERALIATKVLERDVRSARESIERSFKLLRTEVIDLLQIHNMAGWRAVTPVLQELREEGRVRFTGLTDYRVSNYPEMMEAMRTGLYDTIQIPYHVGET